A stretch of the bacterium genome encodes the following:
- a CDS encoding Ku protein — protein sequence MRAIWKGHIRFSLVTIPIRIYNAVDSEQKISFNQLHREDNGPVGYDKKCKKCNKVLSTDEIVKGYQYEPEQYVIVQPDDLEKIKLKSTRIIEIEGFIDATDVHPTLFESPYYAGPDGAVAAKTYALLAETLKQSGKVGIGKVVLRDREDVVMIAPHGAGLILHKLRHPKEVRKIDNVPQIESMKINKDELKLALNLVESMTTEMKALDLTDRYHDALRDMIEAKIAGKEVVTLAEEEKPIVDIMSALKQSIEQAKSHKKPMEKAKGEKQEAAATKPKAKKKSA from the coding sequence ATGAGAGCGATATGGAAAGGTCATATCCGATTTTCATTAGTTACGATTCCAATCCGGATATACAATGCTGTTGATTCGGAACAAAAAATCAGTTTCAACCAACTGCATCGAGAAGACAACGGTCCGGTCGGTTACGACAAAAAATGTAAAAAATGTAATAAAGTTTTATCCACCGATGAAATTGTCAAAGGCTATCAGTATGAGCCCGAACAATACGTCATCGTTCAACCGGACGATCTCGAGAAAATAAAACTAAAAAGTACGCGGATCATCGAGATCGAAGGATTTATTGATGCGACGGATGTGCATCCGACTCTTTTTGAATCGCCGTATTATGCAGGACCGGACGGAGCCGTCGCGGCTAAAACTTATGCTTTGCTTGCAGAGACGCTCAAACAAAGCGGCAAAGTTGGTATCGGCAAAGTCGTTTTGAGAGATCGCGAAGACGTTGTGATGATTGCGCCGCACGGGGCTGGTCTGATCCTTCATAAGTTACGCCATCCGAAAGAGGTCCGCAAAATTGACAACGTACCGCAAATCGAATCTATGAAAATCAATAAAGACGAGCTCAAACTGGCGTTGAATCTTGTTGAATCGATGACAACGGAGATGAAAGCGTTGGATCTGACCGACCGGTACCATGACGCATTGCGGGATATGATCGAAGCGAAGATTGCCGGCAAAGAAGTCGTGACACTTGCAGAAGAAGAAAAACCGATTGTCGATATTATGTCGGCTTTGAAACAAAGCATTGAGCAAGCCAAATCACATAAAAAACCCATGGAAAAAGCCAAAGGCGAAAAGCAGGAAGCGGCAGCAACCAAGCCAAAAGCCAAGAAAAAATCAGCTTAA